The sequence GAACTGCTCGGGAAAACCGTCGATGGTGGACTGCTCCCCCGCCGGCGACGCCCACATGCCGCGCAGCATGGGGGTGTCCGTCGAGCCCGGCGAGATCAGATTGCAGCGCACGCCATACGGCGCCAGTTCAAGCCCCGCGGTCAGACACAGGCTGCGCACCGCCGCCTTGGACGCGCAGTAGGCGGCCATGCCCACGCGGGGAACGTGCGCGGCATTGGACGCCACCGTCACAATGGCCCCGGCGCGCTGGCGCTGAAACTGCGGGATCGCCGCCTGCAACAGATTGAATACGCCGCCCGCGTTGACCGCCAGGCAATCCTGCCAGTCCTGCTGACTAAGCTTTTCCGTCGCCCCCATACGCAGAATACCGGCGCCGTTGACCAGCACATCCAGCCGCGGCGTTTGCGACAGCAGCGCGCCGCAACGCTCGGCAACGGCGGCGGCGTCGCGAATATCCAGTTGGCAGGGGGTAAAAGGCAATGCCGTATCCGGGAACGCCAGATCAAACCCCACCACCCCGGCCCCCGCCTCTACGAAGCGGCACGCCG comes from Brenneria nigrifluens DSM 30175 = ATCC 13028 and encodes:
- the dhbA gene encoding 2,3-dihydro-2,3-dihydroxybenzoate dehydrogenase, with amino-acid sequence MSARFDFSGKQVWVTGAGRGIGYETACRFVEAGAGVVGFDLAFPDTALPFTPCQLDIRDAAAVAERCGALLSQTPRLDVLVNGAGILRMGATEKLSQQDWQDCLAVNAGGVFNLLQAAIPQFQRQRAGAIVTVASNAAHVPRVGMAAYCASKAAVRSLCLTAGLELAPYGVRCNLISPGSTDTPMLRGMWASPAGEQSTIDGFPEQFKLGIPLGKIARPQDIADAILFMASDVAGHITLQDIVIDGGATLGA